The Scyliorhinus canicula chromosome 13, sScyCan1.1, whole genome shotgun sequence genome contains a region encoding:
- the LOC119975987 gene encoding actin-85C-like has product MMDFQPAIVIDNGSGLVKAGISGDKEPRSIFTNVIGKPRQKALIIGAGQKDFYIGEEAQAKRGVLTIKYPVEHGIVTSWDDMDKIWRYVYDNDLKIKSNERPALLTEAPLNPLANREKMCQILFEAFELPAMYVAIQAVLALYASGRTTGCVLDSGDGVTHTVPIYEGYCLPHAVLRLELGGRDLTEYLVRILTESGVSFVSTAEKEIVRDIKEKLCYVAAEPQAEMCKKPCDVEKDYKLPDGQVIKIQNQRFRCPETLFLPANIGIEAPGVDKLCFNTIMKCDIDLRRDLYANVILAGGSSLFPGMDERMLKEMTKMVPTGTPVKVCAPAERKYSVWMGGSILSSLSAFQQMWILASEYKEVGANIVHRKCF; this is encoded by the coding sequence ATGATGGATTTCCAGCCCGCCATCGTGATCGACAACGGCTCCGGCCTGGTCAAGGCCGGCATCTCGGGGGACAAGGAGCCCCGCTCCATCTTCACCAACGTGATCGGCAAGCCCCGGCAGAAGGCGCTCATCATCGGGGCCGGCCAGAAGGACTTCTACATCGGCGAGGAGGCGCAGGCCAAGCGGGGGGTGCTGACCATCAAGTACCCGGTGGAGCACGGCATCGTCACCTCGTGGGACGACATGGACAAGATCTGGCGGTACGTGTACGACAACGACCTGAAGATCAAGTCGAACGAGCGGCCGGCGCTGCTGACCGAGGCGCCGCTCAACCCGCTGGCCAACCGCGAGAAGATGTGCCAGATCCTGTTTGAGGCCTTCGAGCTGCCCGCCATGTACGTGGCCATCCAGGCCGTGCTGGCGCTGTACGCCTCGGGCCGCACCACCGGCTGCGTGCTGGACAGCGGCGACGGCGTCACCCACACCGTGCCCATCTACGAGGGCTACTGCCTGCCGCACGCCGTGCTGCGCCTGGAGCTGGGCGGCCGCGACCTCACCGAGTACCTGGTGCGCATCCTGACCGAGAGCGGCGTCTCGTTCGTCAGCACGGCCGAGAAGGAGATCGTGCGCGACATCAAGGAGAAGCTGTGCTACGTGGCGGCCGAGCCGCAGGCCGAGATGTGCAAGAAGCCGTGCGACGTGGAGAAGGACTACAAGCTGCCCGACGGCCAGGTCATCAAGATCCAGAACCAGCGCTTCCGCTGCCCCGAGACCCTCTTCCTGCCCGCCAACATCGGCATCGAGGCGCCGGGCGTGGACAAGCTCTGCTTCAACACCATCATGAAGTGTGACATCGACCTGCGCCGCGACCTGTACGCCAATGTCATCCTGGCCGGCGGCTCCAGCCTCTTCCCGGGCATGGACGAGCGCATGCTGAAGGAGATGACCAAGATGGTGCCCACCGGCACCCCCGTCAAAGTCTGCGCCCCCGCCGAGCGCAAGTACTCGGTGTGGATGGGCGGCTccatcctctcctccctctccgccTTCCAGCAGATGTGGATCCTGGCTTCCGAGTACAAGGAGGTCGGGGCGAACATCGTGCACAGAAAGTGCTTCTGA